In Kocuria turfanensis, a single genomic region encodes these proteins:
- a CDS encoding CarD family transcriptional regulator, whose amino-acid sequence MVFEVGETVVYPHHGAATIEEIKTRTVKGEEKMYLKLKVTQGDLVIEVPAENVDLVGVRDVVDEDGLKKVISVLQAKDTEEASNWSRRYKANLEKLASGDVLKVAEVVRDLWRRDRDRGLSAGEKRMLTKARQILTSELALAKKIDEEEAEKRLDDILAS is encoded by the coding sequence ATGGTTTTTGAGGTTGGCGAGACGGTTGTCTACCCGCACCACGGCGCGGCGACCATCGAGGAGATCAAGACCCGCACCGTCAAGGGCGAAGAGAAGATGTATCTCAAGCTCAAGGTGACCCAGGGCGATCTGGTCATCGAGGTCCCCGCGGAGAACGTGGACCTGGTGGGCGTTCGCGACGTCGTCGACGAGGACGGGCTGAAGAAGGTCATCTCGGTCCTGCAGGCGAAGGACACCGAGGAGGCCAGCAACTGGTCCCGGCGATACAAGGCCAACCTCGAGAAGCTCGCCTCGGGCGACGTCCTGAAGGTCGCCGAGGTCGTGCGCGACCTGTGGCGCCGGGACCGCGACCGCGGGCTCTCGGCGGGGGAGAAGCGGATGCTGACGAAGGCCCGTCAGATCCTCACCTCCGAGCTCGCCCTCGCCAAGAAGATCGACGAGGAAGAGGCCGAGAAGCGCCTCGACGACATCCTGGCGTCCTGA
- a CDS encoding DUF2516 family protein, protein MDIPWVFYLVRFIDIALALVVAGLAVWAFVDCLTKAPVQFQRAFKRTKGFWLALTGGSLAFTVFTLLLRPSLFVLLIAGTAVGVYLADVRPAVGLESKGPNSW, encoded by the coding sequence GTGGACATTCCCTGGGTCTTCTATCTCGTGCGATTCATCGACATCGCCCTCGCGCTGGTCGTCGCCGGCCTGGCCGTGTGGGCCTTCGTCGACTGCCTGACCAAGGCGCCGGTGCAGTTCCAGCGCGCGTTCAAGCGCACCAAGGGCTTCTGGCTCGCCCTGACCGGCGGGTCCCTCGCGTTCACGGTCTTCACCCTGCTGCTGCGGCCCAGCCTCTTCGTCCTGCTCATCGCGGGCACGGCCGTGGGCGTCTACCTCGCCGACGTCCGCCCGGCCGTGGGCCTGGAGTCCAAGGGGCCCAACAGCTGGTGA
- a CDS encoding phosphoglyceromutase, producing MATESAPYKLVLLRHGQSDWNEKNLFTGWVDVDLTDKGREEAVRGGELLVEKGIAPDVLHTSLLRRAITTAHLALDRADRHWIPVKRSWRLNERHYGALQGKDKTQVREEYGDEQFMTWRRSYDVPPPELDDSDRYSQAGDPRYADVENAPRTECLKDVLDRFMPYWEQEIVPDLQAGRTVLVAAHGNSLRALVKHLDGISDDDIAALNIPTGIPLYYELDEDLRPVVAGGEYLDPEAAASSIQAVANQGKK from the coding sequence ATGGCTACCGAATCAGCACCGTACAAGCTCGTCCTGCTCCGCCACGGACAGTCCGACTGGAACGAGAAGAACCTGTTCACCGGGTGGGTGGACGTGGACCTCACCGACAAGGGGCGGGAGGAGGCCGTCCGCGGCGGTGAGCTGCTCGTGGAGAAGGGCATCGCCCCGGACGTCCTGCACACCTCGCTGCTGCGCCGGGCGATCACCACGGCGCACCTCGCGCTGGACCGGGCGGACCGGCACTGGATCCCCGTCAAGCGGTCGTGGCGGCTCAACGAGCGCCACTACGGTGCGCTGCAGGGCAAGGACAAGACCCAGGTCCGCGAGGAGTACGGCGACGAGCAGTTCATGACCTGGCGGCGCTCCTACGACGTCCCGCCGCCGGAGCTGGACGACTCCGACCGGTACTCCCAGGCCGGGGACCCCCGGTACGCCGACGTGGAGAACGCCCCCCGCACCGAGTGCCTCAAGGACGTCCTCGACCGCTTCATGCCCTACTGGGAGCAGGAGATCGTCCCCGACCTGCAGGCCGGGCGCACCGTGCTCGTGGCGGCGCACGGGAACTCGCTGCGCGCGCTGGTGAAGCACCTGGACGGCATCTCCGACGACGACATCGCGGCGCTGAACATCCCCACGGGCATCCCGCTCTACTACGAGCTGGACGAGGACCTGCGCCCCGTGGTGGCCGGCGGCGAGTACCTCGACCCGGAGGCCGCCGCCAGCTCGATCCAGGCGGTCGCCAACCAGGGCAAGAAGTAG
- the phoU gene encoding phosphate signaling complex protein PhoU: MRKVFQAELHQVGEELIQIATLVREALARAKDALLDADIQLAEEVISNDARIDFLQNDLDERSIDILALQSPVASDLRMIVGALRMSASLERAGDLARHLAQAVRLRYPDPVIPEPLVETFTRMFDLDLQIVDRVIQVLQTRDLSLADDIYALKGEVNALHQSVFDALAAPTWDCSVPTAVDVTLCSRYLERIGDHGVSVTRKVSYLVTGDWVPASSDRPTGHGHVGRDGGE, encoded by the coding sequence GTGCGCAAGGTTTTCCAGGCAGAGCTCCACCAGGTCGGGGAGGAGCTCATCCAGATCGCGACCCTGGTGCGCGAGGCCCTCGCCCGTGCCAAGGACGCCCTCCTCGACGCGGACATCCAGCTGGCCGAGGAGGTCATCTCCAACGACGCCCGGATCGACTTCCTGCAGAACGACCTCGACGAGCGCTCCATCGACATCCTCGCCCTGCAGAGCCCCGTGGCCTCGGACCTGCGGATGATCGTGGGGGCGCTGCGGATGAGCGCCTCCCTCGAGCGCGCCGGGGACCTGGCCCGCCACCTGGCCCAGGCCGTCCGCCTGCGCTACCCGGACCCGGTCATCCCCGAGCCGCTCGTGGAGACGTTCACCCGCATGTTCGACCTCGACCTGCAGATCGTGGACCGCGTCATCCAGGTGCTCCAGACCCGCGACCTCTCCCTCGCCGACGACATCTACGCCCTCAAGGGCGAGGTCAACGCGCTGCACCAGTCGGTGTTCGACGCCCTGGCCGCCCCCACCTGGGACTGCTCGGTGCCCACGGCCGTGGACGTCACCCTGTGCTCCCGCTACCTCGAGCGGATCGGCGACCACGGTGTCTCGGTGACCCGCAAAGTCTCCTACCTCGTGACCGGGGACTGGGTCCCCGCCAGCTCCGACCGCCCGACCGGCCACGGGCACGTGGGCCGCGACGGCGGCGAGTGA
- a CDS encoding response regulator transcription factor, which translates to MTRILIVEDEESLSDPLSYLLGKEGFEVQVVDNGVDAVTEFDRAGADLLLLDLMLPGQSGTEVCRQVRQRSSVPIIMLTAKDAEIDKVVGLELGADDYVTKPYSSRELVARIRAVLRRQAEPEELVTATVQAGPVRMDVERHVVSVNGEQVAMPLKEFELLEMLLRNAGRVLTRGQLIDRVWGSDYVGDTKTLDVHVKRLRAKIEPDPSAPRHLVTVRGLGYKFEA; encoded by the coding sequence ATGACCCGCATCCTGATCGTCGAGGACGAGGAATCCCTCAGCGACCCCCTCTCCTACCTGCTGGGGAAGGAGGGCTTCGAGGTGCAGGTCGTGGACAACGGCGTCGACGCCGTCACGGAGTTCGACCGGGCCGGGGCCGACCTGCTGCTGCTGGACCTCATGCTCCCCGGGCAGTCCGGCACCGAGGTGTGCCGGCAGGTGCGGCAGCGCTCCTCGGTCCCGATCATCATGCTCACCGCCAAGGACGCCGAGATCGACAAGGTGGTGGGGCTCGAGCTGGGCGCCGACGACTACGTCACCAAGCCCTACTCCTCGCGCGAGCTCGTGGCCCGGATCCGGGCCGTGCTGCGCCGCCAGGCGGAGCCCGAGGAGCTCGTGACGGCCACCGTGCAGGCCGGCCCGGTGCGGATGGACGTGGAGCGCCACGTGGTGAGCGTCAACGGCGAGCAGGTGGCCATGCCGCTCAAGGAGTTCGAGCTGCTGGAGATGCTGCTGCGCAACGCGGGCCGGGTGCTCACCCGCGGGCAGCTCATCGACCGGGTCTGGGGCTCGGACTACGTGGGGGACACCAAGACCCTCGACGTGCACGTCAAGCGCCTGCGCGCCAAGATCGAGCCCGACCCCTCCGCGCCCCGGCACCTGGTCACGGTGCGGGGGCTGGGCTACAAGTTCGAGGCCTGA
- a CDS encoding sensor histidine kinase produces MSPTAIAVVAGLLGFALGVSGLIGLRLSGRGRRARADVQEPTLPDGTADVLAVIGRAYVVVDGVDGVVRASPAAYAFGLVRGHTVVHEQMLEMIRRARRSGVIEERRVELSRGPFQTGAVVLDVRVAPIAEEYILLLADDQTEIARAQSIRNDFVANVSHELKTPVGAIGLLAEAIEDAAEDEEAVRRFAQRLHKESVRLTALVQDIIELSRLQSADVVTEGRPVDLNQVIADAVDRNRFPAENKRIELVVGGRVTRPVFGDPDLLVTALRNLIDNAVHYSPEGTRVGVGVRERDGMAQISVTDQGPGIPEDEQDRIFERFYRVDAARSRRTGGTGLGLSIVKHVMSQHGGEATVWSQPGRGSTFTLRIPQIEGADEPEETAPAASGASAPPAPTTARAQPVTTTPRPAAPARRTGSTEDRQ; encoded by the coding sequence GTGAGTCCAACTGCCATCGCCGTCGTCGCCGGCCTGCTCGGCTTCGCCCTGGGCGTGAGCGGTCTGATCGGCCTGCGGCTGAGCGGCCGCGGCCGCCGCGCCCGCGCCGACGTGCAGGAGCCCACCCTGCCGGACGGCACCGCGGACGTCCTCGCCGTGATCGGGCGCGCCTACGTGGTGGTGGACGGCGTCGACGGCGTGGTGCGCGCCTCCCCGGCCGCCTACGCGTTCGGCCTGGTCCGGGGGCACACCGTGGTGCACGAGCAGATGCTGGAGATGATCCGCCGCGCCCGGCGCAGCGGGGTGATCGAGGAGCGGCGGGTGGAACTGTCCCGCGGGCCCTTCCAGACCGGCGCCGTGGTGCTCGACGTCCGGGTGGCGCCCATCGCCGAGGAGTACATCCTGCTGCTCGCCGACGACCAGACCGAGATCGCCCGGGCGCAGTCGATCCGCAACGACTTCGTGGCCAACGTCTCGCACGAGCTGAAGACCCCGGTGGGGGCGATCGGGCTGCTCGCCGAGGCGATCGAGGACGCGGCCGAGGACGAGGAGGCCGTGCGCCGCTTCGCCCAGCGGCTGCACAAGGAGTCGGTCCGACTCACCGCCCTGGTGCAGGACATCATCGAGCTGTCCCGCCTGCAGAGCGCCGACGTCGTCACCGAGGGCCGGCCCGTGGACCTCAACCAGGTGATCGCCGACGCCGTGGACCGCAACCGGTTCCCGGCCGAGAACAAGCGGATCGAGCTGGTGGTCGGCGGCCGCGTGACCCGGCCCGTCTTCGGCGACCCCGACCTGCTGGTCACCGCCCTGCGCAACCTCATCGACAACGCGGTGCACTACTCCCCGGAGGGCACCCGCGTGGGCGTCGGCGTCCGCGAGCGGGACGGCATGGCGCAGATCTCGGTCACCGACCAGGGCCCGGGCATCCCCGAGGACGAGCAGGACCGGATCTTCGAGCGCTTCTACCGCGTGGACGCGGCCCGCTCCCGGCGCACGGGCGGAACCGGGCTGGGCCTGAGCATCGTCAAGCACGTCATGTCGCAGCACGGCGGGGAGGCCACCGTGTGGTCGCAGCCGGGCCGCGGCTCCACCTTCACCCTGCGCATCCCCCAGATCGAGGGCGCCGACGAGCCCGAGGAGACCGCCCCGGCGGCCTCCGGCGCGTCCGCCCCACCGGCGCCCACGACGGCGCGAGCCCAACCAGTGACCACGACCCCACGGCCGGCCGCCCCCGCGCGCCGGACCGGGAGCACGGAGGACCGACAATGA